A DNA window from Micromonospora inyonensis contains the following coding sequences:
- a CDS encoding GNAT family N-acetyltransferase: MMYQETIPGFGTLSLTPVDPPVHAGLLHGWVTQPRAVYWGMGSFTPDDVREVYEFIDGLTTHHAYLILLDEVPVGLFQTYEPAADPVGERYEVHAGDIGMHLLLAPPPGTGRGLTTAIGPALARFLFRDPAHRRIVVEPDVRNELALRRLERVGFTFDDQIDMPEKRAQLAFLTRDRFEADHPQPVAR, encoded by the coding sequence GTGATGTACCAGGAGACGATCCCCGGCTTCGGCACCCTGTCGCTGACACCGGTGGACCCCCCGGTCCACGCCGGACTGTTGCACGGCTGGGTCACCCAGCCCCGGGCAGTGTACTGGGGTATGGGCTCCTTCACGCCGGACGACGTCCGTGAGGTCTACGAGTTCATCGACGGCCTTACCACCCACCACGCCTACCTGATCCTGCTGGACGAGGTGCCGGTGGGCCTCTTCCAGACCTACGAGCCGGCGGCCGACCCGGTCGGCGAGCGCTACGAGGTGCACGCCGGCGACATCGGCATGCACCTGCTGCTGGCCCCGCCGCCGGGCACGGGACGCGGTCTGACCACCGCGATCGGGCCGGCGCTCGCCCGGTTCCTGTTCCGCGACCCGGCGCACCGCCGCATCGTGGTCGAGCCCGACGTACGCAACGAACTGGCGCTGCGCCGGCTGGAGCGGGTGGGCTTCACCTTCGACGACCAGATCGACATGCCCGAGAAGCGCGCCCAGTTGGCCTTTCTCACCCGCGACCGGTTCGAGGCCGACCACCCCCAACCGGTGGCCCGGTGA
- a CDS encoding DUF1501 domain-containing protein: protein METVTRRRFLMASGVVGATALAAGATAYRLDDLFATSGDRDPQARTLVLVTLYGGNDGLNTVVPYADPAYRDARPELAYAAEEVRRLDDEMGLNPALTGLHRLYGEGRLAVVRGVGYPKQDRSHFRSMDVWQTAEPQRPGTTGWLGRWLDRAGGDPRLAVSFEPVLPPLLAGERSAGAAVPVTERKSGRGLPEATMAAFAAAAPDDTPARARAAACFADLRSVDHMIREVRDAKGADEPDQEGEAAPATATGGARTPLDAQLDLVAQCVEAEVVTRVFSVSLGGFDTHADEKQLQEVLLGQVDRAVSGFVDRMARTEAGRKVVVVVYSEFGRRVRANASDGTDHGTASNVLLLGSGVRGGLHGEAPSLTDLDDGDLKFTTDFRDIYATLLEKTLDIDSGEVLPGWRGRLAGVL from the coding sequence GTGGAGACCGTGACCCGACGGCGGTTCCTGATGGCCAGTGGGGTGGTCGGTGCGACCGCCCTGGCGGCCGGGGCCACCGCGTACCGCCTGGACGACCTGTTCGCCACCTCCGGCGACCGTGACCCGCAGGCCCGCACCCTGGTGCTGGTGACCCTGTACGGCGGCAACGACGGCCTCAACACCGTGGTGCCGTATGCCGACCCGGCCTATCGGGACGCCCGCCCGGAGTTGGCGTACGCGGCGGAGGAGGTCAGGCGGCTGGACGACGAGATGGGGCTCAACCCGGCGCTGACGGGCCTGCACCGTCTGTACGGGGAGGGGCGGCTGGCGGTGGTCCGGGGCGTCGGCTACCCGAAGCAGGACCGGAGCCACTTTCGTTCGATGGACGTCTGGCAGACCGCCGAACCGCAGCGACCTGGCACCACCGGGTGGCTCGGCCGGTGGCTCGACCGGGCCGGAGGTGACCCCCGGCTCGCGGTTTCCTTCGAGCCGGTGCTGCCGCCGCTGCTGGCCGGGGAGCGGAGCGCGGGCGCGGCGGTGCCGGTGACCGAGCGGAAGTCTGGCCGGGGGCTGCCGGAGGCGACGATGGCTGCCTTCGCCGCTGCCGCGCCGGACGACACCCCGGCCCGTGCCCGCGCGGCGGCATGCTTCGCCGACCTGCGCAGCGTCGACCACATGATCCGTGAGGTACGCGACGCAAAAGGTGCCGACGAGCCGGATCAGGAGGGCGAGGCAGCTCCGGCCACCGCGACCGGCGGCGCGCGTACCCCGCTCGACGCGCAGCTCGATCTGGTGGCCCAGTGCGTCGAGGCGGAGGTCGTCACCCGGGTCTTCTCGGTTTCGCTGGGTGGCTTCGACACCCATGCCGACGAGAAGCAGTTGCAGGAGGTTCTGCTCGGGCAGGTGGACCGCGCGGTCAGCGGCTTCGTCGACCGGATGGCGCGGACTGAGGCGGGCCGGAAGGTGGTGGTGGTCGTCTACTCGGAGTTCGGCCGCCGGGTGCGGGCGAACGCCTCGGACGGTACCGACCACGGCACCGCCTCCAACGTGCTGCTGCTCGGGTCCGGCGTGCGTGGCGGACTGCACGGCGAAGCACCGAGCCTCACCGACCTCGACGACGGCGACCTCAAGTTCACCACCGACTTCCGGGACATCTACGCCACCCTGCTGGAGAAGACGCTCGACATCGATTCGGGGGAGGTGCTTCCAGGCTGGCGGGGCCGGCTCGCCGGCGTCCTCTGA
- a CDS encoding DUF1800 domain-containing protein, whose product MTEREAAAHLLRRATFGPTADEVDEAERIGVAATLDRLLKPVAGRPPLPALGPNPAARLTRESSREQRQQANQERQAQVRRLTEWWLDRMVTTDDQLGEKLLFFWHGHWATSVQKVRSAPLMLRQLETLRRHGRGPLPPLVDAMVRDPALLLWLDGQRNTRKAPNENLSRELMELFTLGHGGGYTEVDVKEGARALTGWVVDRRTGAARFDARRHDPGPKTILGQRAAFDAGSYAKLLAERPETARFVGGRLWFRFAGPDVPPPADLAGPDTVTTLRRILTAPAFAQTRGTLVKQPVEWLVGALRQLGVRPSTLPEAGRRRLLAGLAALDQVPLRPPSVGGWPAGTAWLTTSALQVRLRVADTVAGMAAPTALARLSAAPPEGRADALARLLVVDRWSDRTGTALTPLAGQPRKLIAAGLVSPEYVVC is encoded by the coding sequence ATGACTGAGCGGGAAGCGGCGGCGCATCTACTGCGTCGGGCGACGTTCGGGCCGACCGCTGACGAGGTGGACGAGGCGGAGCGGATCGGCGTCGCGGCCACGCTCGACCGACTGCTCAAGCCCGTGGCTGGCCGACCGCCTCTGCCGGCCCTCGGCCCGAACCCGGCCGCGCGGCTCACCCGGGAGTCGAGTCGCGAACAGCGCCAGCAGGCCAACCAGGAACGCCAGGCGCAGGTGCGCCGGCTGACCGAGTGGTGGCTCGACCGGATGGTCACCACCGACGACCAGCTCGGCGAGAAGCTGCTCTTCTTCTGGCACGGCCACTGGGCGACCAGCGTGCAGAAGGTCCGGTCCGCCCCGCTGATGCTCCGCCAGCTGGAGACGCTGCGCCGGCACGGGCGGGGACCGCTGCCGCCACTGGTGGACGCGATGGTCCGGGACCCGGCACTGCTCCTCTGGCTGGACGGACAGCGCAACACCCGGAAGGCCCCCAACGAGAACCTCTCCCGCGAGCTGATGGAGCTGTTCACCCTCGGTCACGGCGGCGGCTACACCGAGGTGGACGTGAAGGAGGGGGCCCGGGCACTGACCGGTTGGGTGGTGGACCGCCGAACCGGAGCGGCCCGGTTCGATGCCCGTCGCCATGATCCCGGCCCGAAGACCATCCTGGGCCAGCGGGCCGCCTTCGACGCCGGCTCGTACGCGAAGCTGCTGGCGGAGCGGCCGGAGACCGCGCGCTTCGTGGGGGGCCGGCTCTGGTTCCGCTTCGCCGGCCCGGACGTGCCCCCGCCGGCCGACCTCGCCGGCCCCGACACGGTCACCACGCTGCGCCGGATCCTCACCGCGCCGGCCTTCGCGCAGACCCGGGGCACCCTGGTCAAGCAGCCGGTCGAGTGGCTGGTCGGCGCGTTGCGCCAGCTCGGTGTCCGGCCGTCCACCCTGCCCGAGGCGGGCCGGCGGCGACTGCTCGCCGGCCTGGCCGCGCTGGACCAGGTGCCGCTGCGGCCACCGAGCGTGGGCGGCTGGCCGGCCGGCACCGCCTGGCTGACCACCTCCGCGCTCCAGGTCCGACTCCGTGTGGCCGACACGGTGGCGGGCATGGCCGCGCCGACGGCGCTGGCCCGGCTGTCGGCCGCGCCGCCTGAGGGGCGGGCCGACGCGCTGGCCCGGCTACTGGTGGTCGACCGGTGGAGCGACCGTACCGGGACCGCGTTGACCCCGTTGGCCGGACAGCCTCGCAAGCTGATCGCGGCCGGCCTGGTCAGCCCCGAGTACGTGGTCTGCTGA